In Mesorhizobium sp., one DNA window encodes the following:
- the cueR gene encoding Cu(I)-responsive transcriptional regulator: protein MNIGEASKATGISVKMLRYYEEIGLVRPALRAYSGYRVYSDKNIAMLLFVRRARDLGFQVKQIAALLDLWQDGSRASADVKALALDHVRELEHRRRELDEMIGTLQHLAHHCHGDSRPDCPILSGLGAADEAPAKAERKKAPRRSFAVAG from the coding sequence ATGAATATTGGAGAAGCCTCGAAGGCGACCGGCATCTCGGTGAAGATGCTGCGCTACTACGAAGAGATCGGTCTCGTCCGCCCGGCATTGCGGGCCTATTCGGGCTATCGCGTCTATTCCGACAAGAACATCGCGATGCTGCTATTCGTGCGCCGCGCGCGCGACCTAGGCTTTCAGGTCAAGCAGATTGCCGCGCTTCTCGACCTATGGCAGGACGGCAGCCGGGCCAGCGCCGATGTCAAGGCGCTGGCGCTCGATCATGTTCGCGAACTGGAGCATCGCCGCCGCGAACTCGACGAGATGATCGGAACGCTCCAGCACCTCGCGCATCACTGCCACGGCGACAGCCGGCCCGACTGCCCGATCCTGAGCGGCCTTGGCGCTGCGGACGAGGCGCCGGCCAAGGCCGAGCGCAAGAAGGCGCCCCGCCGGAGCTTTGCCGTGGCCGGCTGA
- a CDS encoding MFS transporter has product MAALTLAAPGADTGRRFLILGTLGHTVNDAYTAFVPALLPMFHLQLGLDEMTLAALVAIFALSASLPGPFLGRLSDHFGEVSVTAASVLFSAVLLSLLVVAPSVPLLFVLVAIAGLGSAAIHPAGSMLVRRGTARPELAVALFAAGGMLGYAAGPSLLSTARDLAGAALPLVLAAPGILAATVILACATGDRKREVSAANAVRRFDWTLVWGPVGVVTLAAALAFLPATAVLNGLPLFLIERHGLSDTDPAIAGTLSTFSLAAAAGGIGVGLLATRVSRAWLLAAVLAASVPAFLGLLWLSPATAGFTVLLSAAGALSYAATPILVVAAQDLAPRSGATASGMVFGIGSALAGLLYFGVGALQVQIGIGAALLLAFVAPVLSAVLGLMAFNRIPNRPAASLAETLCTCVAASGTGIVPCAPECTLSCNGDSRNA; this is encoded by the coding sequence ATGGCCGCTCTGACCCTTGCAGCGCCGGGCGCCGATACAGGACGCCGGTTCCTGATTCTCGGTACGCTCGGCCATACGGTCAACGATGCCTATACGGCCTTCGTGCCGGCGTTGCTGCCAATGTTTCACCTCCAGCTTGGGCTGGACGAGATGACGCTGGCTGCGCTTGTCGCGATCTTCGCGCTGTCGGCCTCGCTGCCCGGCCCGTTTCTCGGACGGCTGTCCGATCATTTCGGCGAAGTGTCGGTCACCGCCGCCAGCGTCCTGTTCAGCGCGGTGCTTCTCAGCCTGCTCGTCGTGGCCCCAAGTGTGCCGCTGCTCTTCGTCCTGGTCGCCATCGCGGGCCTTGGGTCGGCTGCCATTCACCCGGCCGGTTCGATGCTGGTACGGCGCGGAACCGCACGGCCAGAACTCGCGGTCGCTCTTTTCGCGGCCGGCGGAATGCTGGGCTACGCGGCAGGCCCTTCGCTCTTGTCGACCGCGCGCGATCTGGCCGGTGCGGCGCTACCGCTCGTCCTCGCGGCGCCCGGCATTCTCGCCGCTACGGTGATCCTGGCATGCGCCACAGGCGATCGGAAGCGCGAGGTGTCCGCCGCAAACGCGGTCCGGCGCTTCGACTGGACGCTCGTGTGGGGGCCGGTCGGCGTGGTCACGCTCGCTGCCGCCCTGGCCTTTCTTCCGGCCACCGCCGTCCTGAACGGCCTACCCCTGTTTCTGATTGAGCGGCATGGCCTGTCGGACACAGACCCCGCGATCGCCGGAACGCTCAGCACGTTCTCTCTCGCCGCAGCGGCAGGAGGGATCGGCGTCGGCCTCCTGGCGACCAGAGTTTCCCGCGCATGGCTTCTCGCGGCCGTTCTGGCGGCCAGTGTTCCGGCCTTTCTCGGGCTGCTCTGGCTTTCGCCAGCTACCGCTGGGTTCACCGTGCTACTCTCCGCCGCTGGCGCACTCAGCTACGCCGCGACCCCGATCCTCGTCGTGGCGGCGCAAGACCTTGCGCCCCGCTCAGGCGCGACGGCATCCGGGATGGTCTTCGGTATCGGCTCCGCGCTCGCCGGGCTGCTCTATTTCGGCGTCGGAGCGCTGCAGGTCCAAATCGGCATCGGCGCTGCGCTGCTGCTCGCCTTCGTGGCGCCGGTCCTGTCGGCGGTGCTGGGTCTCATGGCCTTCAACCGCATTCCCAACCGCCCGGCTGCTTCCCTCGCTGAAACGCTCTGCACCTGCGTCGCAGCAAGCGGCACCGGCATCGTCCCCTGCGCGCCGGAATGCACCCTCTCCTGCAATGGAGACTCTCGAAATGCCTGA
- a CDS encoding glutaredoxin family protein → MNATVTVYSTPTCSDCRALKAWLGRLGIAYAERDLTDQAVMDEAKHRFGVRVAPITEIGDWFTYGTFWDQKPRIESRLREVGKWPL, encoded by the coding sequence ATGAATGCTACCGTCACCGTTTATTCCACCCCGACATGCTCCGACTGCCGTGCGCTCAAGGCGTGGCTTGGCCGCCTCGGCATCGCCTACGCCGAACGCGACCTCACCGACCAGGCCGTGATGGACGAGGCCAAGCACCGGTTCGGCGTCCGCGTCGCCCCGATCACCGAGATCGGCGACTGGTTCACCTACGGCACCTTCTGGGATCAGAAGCCCCGGATCGAGTCCCGGCTAAGGGAAGTGGGGAAATGGCCGCTCTGA